From Prevotella melaninogenica, the proteins below share one genomic window:
- a CDS encoding B12-binding domain-containing radical SAM protein, translating to MILPALQEAESPYWRPIKYSLFPPLGLATLAAYFSENDDVEIQDQHIEKLKLDDTPDLVCIQVYVTNAYRAYKIADEYRRRGVYVVMGGLHVTSLPDEAAQHADTLILGPGEEAFPRFIKDFREGHPQKRYVASWRSIENIPPVRRDLIKREKYFVPNSLVVSRGCPHHCDFCYKDAFYSEGKSFYTRKVDDALAEIDSLPGRHLYFLDNHLLGNPHFASELFEGMRGMGRVFQSASTVAAVLNGNLIEKAAEAGLRSLFLGFETFSPDNLRSSNKLQNLSKDYVAAVERLHSLGIMINGSFVFGLDHDDKDVFRRTVDWGIEHSITTATFHVLTPYPGTRMFQQMERDGRITSYDWSQYDTRTVVYKTLGLTAEELKQGYEWAYRNFYSWSNIFKASFGHDNIKQQLAHLLYMGGWKKFEPFWNFMIQYGNLNRMLPVLENLLANTNGHNTKSKMSRQGIELVKKTAL from the coding sequence ATGATATTACCAGCGTTGCAAGAGGCAGAAAGCCCTTATTGGCGACCAATCAAATACTCGCTTTTCCCACCTTTGGGATTAGCTACACTTGCAGCCTATTTCTCTGAAAATGACGATGTAGAGATACAAGATCAACACATTGAGAAACTAAAGTTGGATGATACTCCAGATTTGGTTTGTATTCAAGTCTACGTTACTAATGCTTATAGGGCTTACAAGATTGCTGATGAGTATAGAAGAAGAGGTGTGTATGTAGTTATGGGAGGACTTCACGTTACAAGTCTTCCTGATGAAGCTGCACAACACGCCGACACACTTATATTAGGGCCAGGGGAAGAAGCATTCCCACGATTCATCAAAGACTTTCGCGAAGGGCATCCTCAAAAACGATATGTAGCAAGTTGGAGAAGCATTGAAAATATTCCTCCTGTACGTCGTGACCTTATTAAAAGAGAGAAGTATTTCGTACCAAACTCGCTTGTTGTTTCCCGTGGTTGTCCTCATCATTGTGACTTTTGCTACAAGGATGCCTTCTATAGCGAGGGTAAATCGTTTTACACCCGAAAGGTAGACGATGCCTTAGCTGAAATTGATAGTCTGCCTGGCAGACATCTTTATTTCCTTGACAATCATCTTTTAGGTAATCCTCACTTCGCATCAGAATTATTTGAAGGTATGCGCGGTATGGGTAGAGTTTTTCAGAGTGCCTCTACTGTTGCAGCAGTACTAAATGGCAATTTGATAGAAAAAGCTGCCGAGGCAGGATTACGAAGTTTGTTTTTAGGCTTCGAGACATTTTCTCCAGACAATCTTCGTTCAAGTAACAAACTACAAAACTTATCGAAAGATTATGTAGCAGCTGTTGAACGGCTGCATAGTCTTGGTATAATGATAAACGGAAGTTTTGTTTTTGGACTTGATCATGATGATAAAGACGTATTTCGAAGAACTGTTGATTGGGGGATTGAACATAGCATAACAACAGCTACTTTCCATGTTTTAACTCCTTATCCAGGAACTCGTATGTTTCAACAGATGGAACGAGACGGACGGATTACATCCTATGACTGGAGTCAATATGATACTCGGACGGTTGTGTACAAAACATTGGGATTGACTGCAGAGGAGTTAAAACAAGGCTACGAGTGGGCTTATCGTAACTTCTATTCATGGAGTAATATTTTTAAGGCAAGCTTTGGGCACGATAATATAAAGCAGCAATTGGCTCATCTCCTTTATATGGGAGGCTGGAAGAAGTTTGAACCTTTTTGGAACTTTATGATTCAATATGGTAACCTCAATCGTATGTTACCTGTGCTGGAGAACCTATTGGCTAATACAAATGGGCATAATACAAAGAGTAAAATGTCAAGACAAGGAATAGAACTTGTTAAAAAGACCGCATTATAA
- a CDS encoding DUF4295 domain-containing protein encodes MAKKAVATLHEGSTDGRAYSKVIKMVKSPKTGAYIFDEQMVPNEDVKEFFKN; translated from the coding sequence ATGGCAAAGAAAGCGGTCGCTACCCTCCACGAAGGTTCTACGGATGGTCGCGCATATTCAAAGGTTATCAAGATGGTAAAGAGTCCTAAGACTGGTGCTTACATCTTCGATGAGCAGATGGTCCCAAACGAGGACGTCAAGGAGTTCTTTAAGAATTAA
- the rpmG gene encoding 50S ribosomal protein L33 codes for MAKKAKGNRVQVILECTEMKNSGVAGTSRYVTTKNRKNTPERLELMKYNPVLKKVTLHKEIK; via the coding sequence ATGGCAAAGAAAGCTAAAGGAAACAGAGTCCAAGTTATCTTGGAATGTACCGAGATGAAGAACAGCGGTGTAGCTGGTACAAGTCGTTACGTAACTACAAAGAATCGTAAGAATACTCCAGAGCGTCTTGAGCTCATGAAGTATAATCCTGTTCTGAAGAAGGTTACCCTTCACAAGGAGATTAAGTAA
- the rpmB gene encoding 50S ribosomal protein L28, whose translation MSKICQITGKKAQIGCNVSHSKHRTKRSFDVNLFSKKFYYVEEACWIQLKISAAGLRLINKVGLDAALKQAVSKGYVDWKDIKVIGD comes from the coding sequence ATGTCTAAGATTTGTCAAATCACAGGAAAGAAGGCACAGATAGGTTGTAACGTGTCTCACTCAAAGCACCGTACAAAGAGAAGCTTTGACGTTAACCTCTTCAGCAAGAAGTTCTACTACGTAGAGGAGGCTTGCTGGATTCAGCTGAAGATTAGTGCTGCTGGTCTTCGTCTTATTAACAAGGTAGGTCTTGATGCAGCACTAAAGCAGGCTGTTTCTAAGGGTTATGTTGACTGGAAGGACATTAAGGTAATAGGAGACTAA
- a CDS encoding CinA family protein, whose product MEFESKIISRQIGDILYASGYTIGTAESCTGGRISEAIMAIPGSSNYYKGGVVAYTDEVKEKLLGVSHEVLEEKSAVSEEVAREMVLGTIKTIGVDFAIASTGVAGPGGGTAEHPVGTIWLAYGNKDEVRTFKLTEDFGRDINLAIATNKAIRLFLDFLKELDIKSE is encoded by the coding sequence ATGGAATTTGAAAGTAAGATAATATCACGTCAGATTGGTGACATCCTTTATGCTTCAGGTTACACAATTGGAACAGCAGAAAGCTGCACAGGTGGTCGTATCAGCGAAGCGATTATGGCTATCCCAGGATCATCTAATTATTATAAAGGAGGAGTAGTTGCTTATACGGATGAAGTAAAGGAGAAACTACTTGGCGTATCTCACGAAGTACTTGAGGAGAAAAGTGCAGTATCAGAGGAGGTTGCACGTGAGATGGTATTAGGCACTATAAAAACTATTGGAGTAGACTTTGCCATTGCATCTACAGGAGTAGCCGGCCCTGGAGGCGGTACAGCAGAACATCCAGTGGGTACTATTTGGTTGGCATATGGCAACAAAGATGAGGTAAGAACATTTAAGTTAACCGAAGACTTCGGACGTGATATAAATCTTGCCATTGCAACAAACAAAGCAATTCGTCTATTCCTTGATTTCCTAAAAGAATTAGATATTAAGTCCGAATAA
- the tsaD gene encoding tRNA (adenosine(37)-N6)-threonylcarbamoyltransferase complex transferase subunit TsaD — MEKEDIYILGIESSCDDTSAAVLRNGVILSNVTASQEVHKAYGGVVPELASRAHQQNVVPVVDQALKRAGITKEQLSAIAFTRGPGLMGSLLVGVNFAKGFARSLNIPMIEVNHLQGHVMAHFIKESDDDNHMPPFPFICLLVSGGNSQIVKVNAYNDMEVLGQTIDDAAGEAIDKCSKVMGLGYPGGPIIDRLARQGNPLAYKFAEPNVAGFDYSFSGLKTSFLYNMRKWVQEDPDFIEHHKEDIAASLEHAIVDILMKKLRLAVKETGIKHVAVAGGVSANNGLRNAFHDHAERYGWTIYIPKFSYTTDNAAMIASVGNFKYQDKDFTKMDIPVFSKVTFE; from the coding sequence ATGGAAAAAGAAGATATTTATATATTAGGTATAGAAAGCAGTTGTGATGATACAAGTGCTGCCGTATTGAGGAATGGTGTAATCCTCAGTAATGTAACAGCCTCACAGGAGGTACATAAAGCTTACGGAGGAGTTGTTCCTGAGCTTGCTTCAAGAGCTCACCAACAGAACGTGGTTCCTGTTGTTGACCAAGCGTTGAAGCGAGCTGGTATTACAAAGGAACAGCTTTCAGCCATAGCGTTTACACGCGGTCCAGGATTGATGGGTAGTCTTTTGGTCGGAGTGAACTTCGCCAAAGGTTTTGCTCGTTCATTAAATATACCAATGATTGAGGTAAACCATTTGCAAGGTCATGTCATGGCTCACTTTATCAAGGAAAGTGATGACGACAATCACATGCCTCCATTCCCATTCATTTGTCTCTTGGTATCTGGTGGTAATTCCCAGATTGTTAAGGTGAATGCTTATAACGATATGGAAGTACTCGGTCAGACTATTGACGATGCTGCTGGTGAGGCAATAGATAAGTGTTCAAAGGTAATGGGACTCGGTTATCCTGGTGGTCCAATCATTGATAGGCTTGCTCGCCAAGGTAATCCTTTGGCTTATAAGTTTGCAGAACCAAATGTAGCTGGTTTTGATTACTCTTTCTCAGGTCTTAAGACATCATTCCTATATAATATGAGAAAGTGGGTACAGGAAGACCCAGACTTCATCGAGCATCATAAAGAAGACATTGCAGCCAGTCTTGAGCATGCGATAGTTGACATACTTATGAAAAAGCTGCGCTTAGCCGTTAAAGAGACAGGCATTAAGCATGTAGCTGTTGCGGGTGGCGTATCAGCTAATAATGGTCTTCGTAATGCGTTCCATGACCATGCAGAGCGTTATGGTTGGACGATTTACATACCAAAGTTTAGCTATACGACAGACAATGCAGCAATGATTGCCAGTGTAGGTAACTTCAAGTATCAAGACAAAGACTTTACAAAGATGGATATCCCAGTATTTAGTAAAGTAACTTTTGAATAA
- the map gene encoding type I methionyl aminopeptidase — MQLKKKRWHCLPGQEPTEMDLKIMALEKKGKLVPTRDMIKTPEQIEGIRKSGIVNTGCLDAVAEAIHAGMNTQEIDDICMQYCKDHNAIPACLNYEGYPKSVCTSINEVVCHGVPKKEDVLQEGDIINVDMTTIVDGYYADASRMFIIGKTTPEKERLVRVAKECLEIGAEAAKPYSFVGDIGHAIQKHAEKNGYGVVRDLCGHGVGIEFHEQPDVVHYGHKGTGMLLVPGMVFTIEPMINMGTWKVFIDADDPYGWEVITGDEKPSAQWEHTFVMTEHGLEILTH; from the coding sequence ATGCAGTTGAAAAAGAAAAGGTGGCATTGTCTTCCAGGACAGGAGCCAACCGAAATGGATTTAAAGATAATGGCTCTTGAGAAGAAGGGCAAACTCGTTCCTACACGTGATATGATTAAGACACCTGAGCAGATTGAAGGTATCCGAAAGAGTGGTATAGTCAATACTGGCTGCTTGGATGCTGTCGCTGAGGCTATCCACGCAGGAATGAATACACAGGAGATTGATGATATCTGTATGCAGTATTGCAAGGATCATAACGCTATCCCTGCCTGCTTGAACTATGAGGGATATCCTAAGAGTGTATGCACAAGTATTAATGAAGTTGTGTGTCATGGTGTTCCAAAGAAAGAAGATGTTCTTCAAGAAGGTGATATTATCAATGTTGATATGACAACGATTGTAGATGGCTATTATGCAGATGCAAGTCGTATGTTCATCATTGGAAAGACAACACCAGAGAAGGAACGTTTGGTACGTGTAGCGAAGGAATGCCTTGAGATAGGTGCCGAAGCAGCTAAGCCTTATTCCTTTGTAGGTGACATCGGTCATGCTATACAGAAGCATGCCGAGAAGAATGGCTATGGTGTTGTACGTGACCTCTGTGGGCATGGTGTGGGTATCGAATTCCACGAGCAGCCAGATGTTGTTCACTATGGACATAAAGGTACTGGTATGTTACTGGTTCCTGGTATGGTATTTACCATTGAACCAATGATTAATATGGGCACATGGAAAGTCTTTATTGATGCTGACGACCCGTATGGTTGGGAGGTTATCACAGGTGATGAGAAGCCTTCAGCTCAGTGGGAGCATACTTTCGTTATGACAGAACATGGATTAGAGATTCTGACACATTAA
- the metH gene encoding methionine synthase has product MKLRDNIKDRILILDGAMGTMIQGYNLTEKDFRGNLELLQMLNYQGNNDMLNLSRPDIIEDIHRRYLEAGADIISTNTFSAQRVSQADYHMESFSRDIAFAGAKLARQCADEYSTVDKPRFVAGSIGPTNKTCSMSPDVSDPAKRDLTYDTLFDTYSEQVAAMIEGGIDAVLIETIFDTLNAKVAIDASLSEMKKAGVDLPIMLSVTITDLSGRTLSGQTLDAFLASVSSYPIFSVGLNCSFGAEQMRPYLKELAAKAPYYISIHPNVGLPNSMGEYDETPDIMVPQMASFVDEGLVNIIGGCCGTTEEFIAGYVKVVEGKKPHIPVDAPKEMILSGLEQFRLTPEISFVNVGERCNVAGSRKFLRLVKEKNYEEALTIARKQVDDGALVLDINMDDGLLEAKDEMAHFVNMISSEPEIARVPLMIDSSDWEVVVSALKCVQGKAIVNSISLKEGEELFIQHAKDVLRFGAAVVVMCFDEEGQATSYERRIEIANRAYKILTEKVGFPPQDIIFDPNILAICTGMKEHNSYAVDFIRATEWIKKNLPGAHVSGGVSNLSFSFRGNNYIREAMHAVFLYHAIQVGMDFGIVNPATKVTYADIPEDHLKIIEDVVLDRVEGADELLIELANKILEEKEAQKNGGATQDVAQEAWRNDALEDRLKYALRKGISTYLNEDIHEALEKYPHAVNIIEGPLMQGMNEVGDLFGAGKMFLPQVVKTARTMKDAVAILQPYIEKEKVDGKAIAGKVLLATVKGDVHDIGKNIVGVVMACNNYEVIDLGVMVPADQIIKKAKEENVDLIGLSGLITPSLQEMVNSVVAFKEAGLNIPVMIGGATTSQLHVALKIAPLYDAPVVWVKDASVNPSIAAALLNDKDRERFCKNLGATYEELRAGYKEEQQKVLSLSKARENKLNLFD; this is encoded by the coding sequence ATGAAGCTAAGGGATAACATTAAAGATAGAATACTGATTTTAGACGGTGCGATGGGTACTATGATTCAAGGATATAACTTGACGGAGAAAGACTTCCGAGGTAACCTTGAACTTTTACAGATGCTCAATTATCAGGGTAATAATGATATGTTGAACCTCTCACGTCCTGATATCATTGAGGATATTCATCGTCGTTATTTAGAGGCTGGAGCTGATATTATCAGTACTAACACCTTCTCTGCACAGCGTGTTTCGCAAGCGGATTACCACATGGAAAGCTTCTCTCGTGATATTGCCTTTGCAGGGGCGAAGCTTGCACGACAGTGTGCTGATGAATATTCGACTGTAGATAAACCTCGTTTTGTCGCAGGTAGTATTGGTCCGACAAACAAAACTTGTTCGATGTCGCCTGATGTAAGCGACCCTGCTAAGCGTGACCTTACGTATGACACACTCTTTGATACTTATAGCGAGCAGGTTGCAGCGATGATAGAAGGCGGTATTGATGCTGTTTTGATTGAGACTATCTTTGATACGCTTAATGCTAAGGTAGCAATTGATGCGTCATTGTCAGAGATGAAGAAGGCGGGTGTTGATTTACCTATTATGCTGTCAGTGACCATTACCGACTTGTCTGGTAGAACGCTTAGTGGTCAGACACTCGATGCTTTCCTTGCGTCAGTATCGTCTTATCCTATCTTTTCTGTTGGTCTTAACTGTTCGTTCGGAGCAGAACAGATGCGCCCTTATTTGAAGGAGTTGGCAGCTAAAGCACCTTATTATATAAGCATTCATCCAAATGTGGGTCTGCCAAATTCGATGGGAGAATACGATGAAACACCTGATATCATGGTGCCACAGATGGCTTCATTTGTGGATGAAGGGCTGGTAAATATCATTGGTGGCTGTTGTGGAACAACGGAAGAGTTCATTGCTGGCTACGTAAAGGTTGTTGAAGGAAAGAAACCTCATATACCAGTTGATGCACCAAAGGAGATGATTCTCTCTGGACTTGAGCAGTTCCGATTGACCCCAGAAATATCATTTGTAAACGTTGGTGAGCGTTGTAATGTTGCTGGAAGCCGTAAGTTCCTTCGCTTAGTTAAAGAAAAGAACTATGAGGAGGCGCTGACGATTGCTCGTAAGCAGGTGGATGATGGTGCGTTGGTATTGGATATCAACATGGACGATGGGCTGTTGGAAGCCAAAGATGAGATGGCTCATTTCGTCAATATGATTTCATCAGAACCAGAGATTGCCCGTGTTCCATTGATGATTGACTCATCTGATTGGGAGGTAGTTGTATCTGCTTTGAAGTGTGTACAGGGAAAAGCCATTGTCAATTCGATTTCTTTGAAGGAAGGAGAAGAACTCTTTATCCAACATGCAAAGGATGTACTGCGTTTCGGTGCAGCTGTTGTCGTGATGTGCTTTGATGAAGAGGGACAGGCAACAAGCTACGAGCGTCGTATCGAGATAGCTAATAGAGCTTATAAGATTCTTACTGAGAAAGTGGGTTTCCCACCTCAGGATATAATCTTCGACCCTAATATTCTTGCTATTTGTACGGGTATGAAGGAGCATAACAGCTATGCTGTCGACTTCATCCGTGCTACCGAATGGATAAAGAAGAACTTACCTGGTGCCCATGTCAGCGGTGGTGTAAGTAACCTTTCATTTAGTTTCCGAGGTAATAACTATATCCGTGAGGCTATGCATGCCGTATTCCTTTATCATGCCATTCAGGTTGGTATGGACTTTGGTATTGTCAATCCAGCTACCAAAGTGACATACGCCGATATCCCAGAAGACCATCTGAAGATAATTGAAGATGTTGTTTTAGATAGGGTAGAGGGAGCCGACGAACTACTGATAGAATTAGCTAACAAGATTCTTGAAGAAAAAGAAGCACAAAAGAATGGCGGTGCTACGCAGGATGTAGCACAGGAAGCATGGCGTAATGATGCGTTGGAAGACAGATTAAAATATGCACTGCGTAAAGGTATTTCAACCTATTTGAATGAGGATATTCACGAAGCATTGGAGAAGTATCCACACGCTGTGAATATTATCGAAGGTCCTTTGATGCAGGGTATGAACGAAGTCGGTGACTTGTTTGGTGCTGGCAAGATGTTCTTACCACAGGTTGTCAAGACTGCCCGCACAATGAAAGATGCTGTAGCTATCCTTCAACCTTATATTGAAAAGGAGAAGGTAGACGGTAAGGCTATTGCAGGAAAGGTGCTATTGGCTACTGTAAAGGGCGATGTGCACGATATCGGAAAGAATATTGTGGGTGTTGTGATGGCTTGTAACAACTATGAAGTCATAGATTTGGGCGTTATGGTGCCAGCTGACCAGATTATTAAGAAAGCCAAGGAAGAGAATGTAGACTTGATTGGACTGTCTGGTCTCATTACACCAAGTCTTCAGGAGATGGTAAATAGTGTTGTAGCTTTTAAGGAAGCAGGACTGAATATCCCTGTCATGATTGGTGGTGCAACAACCTCTCAACTTCATGTAGCACTGAAGATTGCTCCGTTATACGATGCCCCAGTTGTATGGGTTAAAGACGCTTCTGTCAATCCTTCCATAGCAGCAGCACTGCTTAATGACAAAGATCGTGAACGTTTCTGCAAAAACTTAGGCGCAACATACGAGGAACTCCGTGCAGGTTATAAAGAAGAACAACAAAAGGTTTTGTCTTTGAGTAAGGCAAGAGAGAATAAACTCAACCTTTTTGATTAA
- the smpB gene encoding SsrA-binding protein SmpB, with protein MNKEQQEKRKKSPVQIRNKKASFEYFFVDTYTAGIVLTGTEIKSIRAGKASLVDSYCYITKGEMWVQGMNISPYFYGSYANHEAKRPRKLLLTRKEIRNLESESKTPGFTIIPTLIFIDENGRAKVDIALARGKKEYDKRQTLKEKEDRREMDRAKKHY; from the coding sequence ATGAATAAGGAACAACAAGAGAAAAGAAAGAAATCACCTGTACAGATAAGAAACAAGAAAGCTTCTTTTGAGTATTTCTTCGTTGATACTTACACTGCAGGTATTGTTCTTACTGGTACGGAGATAAAGTCTATCCGTGCTGGTAAGGCTTCGTTGGTTGATTCTTACTGCTATATAACAAAAGGTGAAATGTGGGTTCAGGGGATGAACATATCTCCTTATTTCTATGGTTCGTATGCTAATCATGAGGCGAAACGCCCCCGTAAACTCCTTTTGACTCGAAAAGAGATACGCAACCTTGAGTCTGAATCAAAGACTCCTGGCTTTACTATCATCCCAACACTTATCTTTATTGATGAGAACGGACGAGCAAAGGTTGACATAGCCTTGGCAAGAGGTAAGAAAGAATACGACAAACGACAAACACTAAAAGAAAAAGAAGACCGACGAGAGATGGATCGGGCGAAGAAACACTATTAA
- a CDS encoding DMP19 family protein, with protein sequence MIDVKVKDSDIRKAVEEGMDSFVQVFVDAIGNAIDNKLTLEAMQQLNADQITLLAWSYLHQEVMDGGYVQLIYNGYGAFIFKNPFAVAMRNWGIRELYTHIRHGKKYYEKYHEAIEAVESDEDFMALYEQMPEFDEFDDEFVVNEERWSAMIAAYVDDHIENFATIENE encoded by the coding sequence ATGATTGACGTCAAAGTAAAAGATAGCGATATACGCAAAGCCGTTGAAGAAGGAATGGACAGTTTTGTTCAGGTCTTTGTTGATGCCATTGGCAATGCAATAGATAATAAGCTAACATTGGAAGCTATGCAGCAACTAAATGCTGATCAGATAACACTGTTGGCATGGAGTTATCTCCATCAGGAAGTGATGGATGGCGGTTATGTCCAGTTGATATACAATGGTTATGGTGCTTTTATCTTCAAGAACCCTTTTGCCGTAGCAATGCGCAACTGGGGAATTCGAGAGCTATACACACACATTCGTCACGGAAAGAAATATTACGAAAAATATCACGAGGCGATTGAAGCTGTTGAATCTGACGAAGATTTCATGGCTTTATATGAACAGATGCCAGAATTTGACGAGTTTGATGATGAATTTGTGGTCAATGAGGAACGATGGAGTGCAATGATTGCAGCCTATGTCGATGACCATATTGAGAATTTTGCAACAATTGAAAATGAATAA
- the rd gene encoding rubredoxin codes for MKKYECETCGYIYDPELGDPDSGIAPGTAFEDIPDDWVCPLCGVGKDDFTPVEE; via the coding sequence ATGAAGAAGTACGAATGCGAGACATGTGGTTATATTTATGACCCAGAACTTGGTGATCCAGATAGTGGCATTGCGCCAGGTACAGCATTTGAGGATATTCCAGATGATTGGGTTTGCCCTCTTTGCGGTGTAGGTAAGGATGATTTCACTCCAGTTGAAGAGTAA